Proteins encoded by one window of Gemmatimonadaceae bacterium:
- a CDS encoding PfkB family carbohydrate kinase produces the protein MTVLCVGSVALDSVETPFGKADNVLGGSGNFFSASASHLSPVQLVGVIGNDYPIADLRAKFASRPIDLTGVEQADGASFRWRGRYRHDLNVAETLETHLGVFSNFRPKIPDQFRNAPFVFLGNIDPRLQLDVLTQVNKPKLVACDTMNFWIESRRPDLMKLLERVDLITLNDAEARQLTEEFNLVKAARWIMNHGPKFVVIKKGEHGAFMFTQSSIFFAPAYPLESVFDPTGAGDSFAGGFMGYLARTGDLSEASLRRAVVYGSAMGSFAVEKFSVDRLLEINGDDVRKRVADIYQLVSFEQDLA, from the coding sequence ATGACCGTCCTCTGCGTAGGATCCGTCGCTCTCGACTCGGTCGAGACGCCATTCGGCAAAGCCGACAACGTGCTCGGCGGATCGGGCAATTTCTTTTCGGCGTCGGCGAGTCATCTCTCGCCCGTGCAGCTCGTCGGCGTGATCGGCAACGATTATCCGATCGCCGACCTCAGGGCGAAGTTCGCGTCGCGTCCGATCGATCTCACAGGCGTGGAGCAGGCTGACGGGGCTTCGTTCCGCTGGCGTGGACGCTATCGCCACGACCTCAACGTCGCGGAGACGCTCGAGACACACCTTGGCGTGTTCTCGAACTTCCGTCCGAAGATTCCCGATCAGTTCCGCAACGCGCCGTTCGTGTTTCTCGGCAACATCGACCCGCGCCTGCAACTCGACGTGTTGACACAGGTCAACAAGCCCAAGCTCGTGGCGTGCGACACGATGAATTTCTGGATCGAGAGCCGGCGCCCTGATCTCATGAAGCTGCTCGAGCGCGTCGATCTCATCACGCTCAACGACGCCGAGGCGCGGCAGCTCACCGAGGAATTCAATCTCGTGAAGGCGGCGCGCTGGATCATGAATCACGGCCCCAAGTTCGTCGTGATCAAGAAGGGAGAGCACGGCGCGTTCATGTTCACGCAGTCGAGCATCTTCTTCGCGCCGGCGTATCCGCTCGAATCGGTGTTCGACCCCACCGGCGCCGGTGATTCCTTCGCCGGCGGCTTCATGGGCTATCTCGCCCGGACGGGTGACTTGTCGGAAGCCAGCCTGCGCCGAGCCGTCGTGTACGGCTCGGCGATGGGCTCATTCGCGGTCGAGAAGTTTTCCGTCGATCGCCTGCTCGAGATCAACGGTGATGACGTGCGCAAACGCGTTGCGGACATCTACCAGCTCGTGTCGTTCGAGCAAGATCTGGCATGA
- the fbp gene encoding class 1 fructose-bisphosphatase encodes MVKHTATSVVTIERFIIEEERNHPEATGELSGILYDLALAAKMIANKVRSAGLADILGSADLENVQGEVQQKLDILSNEIIVKAMDHGGRLCAMASEEEPGIIQIPEHFKCGKYCLLFDPLDGSSNIDVNVPVGTIFSVVRKITRGRHGELEDMLQPGRRQVAAGYVIYGSSTMMVYTTGQGAHGFTLDPSIGEFLLSHPNIRIPENGRYLSVNDSYEQHWDDNVRTVMRKYKGLDNDHKALSTRYVGSLVADFHRNLLGGGIFAYPSSRKSPNGKLRLLYEANPLAFIVEQAGGAACDGSQRILDVTPTELHQRTPLYIGSKSEVELAQRTLAQKAELALT; translated from the coding sequence GTGGTCAAACACACAGCGACGTCGGTCGTCACGATCGAGCGATTCATCATCGAAGAGGAACGCAATCACCCGGAAGCGACGGGCGAGCTTTCGGGCATTCTCTACGACCTGGCGCTCGCGGCGAAGATGATCGCCAACAAGGTGCGCAGCGCGGGCCTCGCCGACATCCTTGGTTCGGCCGACCTCGAGAACGTGCAGGGAGAGGTGCAGCAGAAGCTCGACATTCTCTCGAATGAGATCATCGTCAAGGCGATGGACCACGGCGGCCGCCTGTGCGCCATGGCGTCGGAAGAGGAGCCGGGCATCATTCAGATTCCCGAGCACTTCAAGTGCGGCAAGTATTGTCTGCTCTTCGACCCGCTCGACGGATCGTCGAACATCGACGTGAACGTGCCCGTCGGAACGATCTTCTCCGTCGTCCGCAAGATCACGCGCGGCCGCCATGGAGAGCTCGAGGACATGCTGCAGCCGGGGCGGCGCCAGGTGGCCGCGGGGTACGTCATCTACGGCTCGAGCACGATGATGGTGTACACGACCGGGCAGGGCGCGCACGGCTTCACGCTCGACCCGTCCATTGGCGAATTCCTGCTCTCGCATCCGAACATTCGCATTCCGGAAAACGGGCGGTATTTGTCGGTTAACGATTCATATGAGCAGCACTGGGACGACAACGTTCGCACGGTGATGCGCAAGTACAAAGGCCTCGACAACGATCACAAGGCGCTGAGCACGCGCTACGTCGGCTCGCTCGTCGCCGACTTCCATCGCAACCTGCTCGGCGGCGGCATCTTCGCGTATCCATCGAGCCGCAAGTCGCCGAACGGCAAGCTGCGGTTGCTGTATGAGGCAAATCCGCTGGCGTTCATCGTGGAGCAGGCGGGCGGCGCGGCGTGCGATGGATCGCAGCGCATTCTCGACGTGACGCCGACGGAGTTGCATCAGCGGACGCCGCTCTATATCGGGAGCAAGAGCGAGGTAGAGCTGGCGCAGCGGACGCTCGCGCAGAAGGCGGAGTTGGCGCTGACGTAA
- a CDS encoding zinc ribbon domain-containing protein yields the protein MPTYEYRCPEGHEFERFFRKISDAATEVACPECGKIAERRMSAGAGLVFKGSGFYLTDYGKNAHRKGGDAQPSSKSDSSGGDSASESKSDSKSEGKSESKGEAKSESKSAESKSSDAKPADKPAPKNSKAGE from the coding sequence ATGCCGACTTACGAGTATCGCTGCCCCGAAGGCCACGAGTTCGAGCGTTTCTTTCGCAAGATCAGCGACGCCGCCACGGAAGTGGCGTGTCCTGAATGCGGAAAAATCGCCGAGCGGCGGATGTCGGCGGGCGCGGGGCTGGTGTTCAAGGGCTCGGGCTTCTACCTGACGGATTACGGCAAGAACGCACATCGCAAGGGCGGCGACGCCCAGCCGTCGAGCAAGAGCGATTCGTCCGGCGGCGATTCGGCGAGCGAGTCGAAGAGCGACTCGAAGAGCGAGGGCAAGAGCGAATCGAAAGGCGAGGCAAAGAGCGAAAGCAAATCCGCCGAGTCGAAGTCGTCGGACGCCAAGCCGGCCGACAAGCCCGCGCCGAAAAACTCGAAGGCCGGCGAATAG
- a CDS encoding methylmalonyl-CoA mutase family protein, which produces MPDDSKTSPSGVPIAPVYRPDDAALDYARDLADPGAFPFTRGVQPTMYRGRLWTMRQYAGFGTAAETNRRFHLLLDAGQTGLSVAFDLPTQMGIDSDSSRALGEVGRVGVAIDTVDDMHTLLDGIPLDKVSTSMTINATASTLLAMYIVVAEERGISRDRLSGTIQNDILKEYIARGTYIYPPEPSLALIAEVFRFCADEVPNWNPISISGYHIREAGATAIQELAFTFANAIEYVGRAIGAGLPVDRFAPRLSFFFAAHNDLFEEVAKFRAARRIYARFMRERFGAGDASARLRFHTQTGGVTLQAQQPLNNVVRVTVQALAAVLGGTQSLHTNGYDEALALPTEQAATLALRTQQIVAHESGAALTADPLAGSYYVEHLTNELERQANALIARVDELGGAAKAIGASFFQEEIARSAYEYQMRVEAGETVIVGVNKFSDGKEPPLIPAPNFSALEREQVARLNAVKQQRDSARVAETLDRLREASRCYAKADGERPPLMEMIVDAARARASVGEIADTLRETWGTYRPA; this is translated from the coding sequence ATGCCCGACGACTCCAAAACTTCTCCTTCCGGCGTGCCGATCGCGCCGGTGTATCGCCCTGACGACGCGGCGCTCGATTACGCGCGCGACCTGGCCGATCCCGGCGCGTTTCCATTCACGCGTGGCGTGCAGCCCACGATGTACCGCGGCCGCCTGTGGACCATGCGGCAGTACGCGGGGTTCGGCACGGCCGCCGAGACGAACCGGCGATTCCATCTGTTGCTGGACGCGGGGCAGACAGGCTTAAGCGTTGCGTTCGACTTGCCGACGCAGATGGGCATCGACTCCGACTCATCGCGCGCCCTCGGGGAAGTCGGACGCGTCGGTGTGGCGATCGACACCGTCGACGACATGCATACGCTGCTCGACGGCATTCCGCTCGACAAGGTGTCGACGTCGATGACCATCAACGCGACGGCGTCCACGCTGTTGGCGATGTACATCGTCGTCGCGGAGGAGCGCGGCATTTCGCGCGACAGGTTGAGCGGCACGATTCAGAACGACATCCTCAAGGAATACATCGCGCGCGGCACGTACATCTATCCCCCCGAGCCGAGCCTGGCGCTGATCGCGGAGGTGTTCCGCTTCTGCGCGGACGAGGTGCCGAACTGGAATCCGATCTCGATCTCCGGCTATCACATTCGCGAGGCCGGCGCGACCGCTATTCAAGAATTGGCATTCACGTTTGCAAATGCGATCGAATATGTGGGACGGGCGATCGGCGCGGGGCTGCCCGTCGACCGGTTCGCGCCGCGCCTGTCGTTCTTCTTCGCGGCGCACAACGACCTGTTCGAAGAGGTCGCCAAGTTTCGCGCGGCGCGGCGCATCTACGCCCGCTTCATGCGCGAACGTTTCGGCGCCGGCGATGCGAGCGCGCGGTTACGATTCCACACCCAGACCGGCGGCGTGACGCTCCAGGCGCAACAGCCGCTCAACAACGTCGTGCGCGTCACGGTGCAGGCGCTCGCCGCGGTCCTCGGCGGCACGCAATCGCTGCACACGAACGGGTACGACGAGGCGCTCGCGCTGCCGACGGAGCAGGCCGCGACGCTGGCGCTCCGCACGCAGCAGATCGTCGCGCACGAATCCGGCGCCGCGCTCACCGCCGATCCGCTCGCCGGCAGCTACTACGTCGAGCACCTGACGAACGAGCTCGAACGGCAGGCAAACGCACTGATCGCCAGGGTCGATGAGCTGGGCGGCGCCGCGAAAGCGATCGGCGCGTCGTTCTTTCAGGAGGAGATCGCGCGCAGCGCCTACGAGTACCAGATGCGCGTGGAGGCAGGCGAGACCGTCATCGTCGGCGTCAACAAGTTCTCGGACGGCAAGGAGCCGCCGCTCATTCCGGCGCCCAATTTCAGCGCGCTCGAGCGCGAGCAGGTCGCGCGCTTGAACGCCGTGAAGCAACAGCGCGATTCTGCACGCGTCGCCGAAACGCTCGATCGGTTGCGTGAGGCCAGCCGCTGCTACGCGAAGGCGGACGGCGAACGCCCGCCGCTGATGGAGATGATCGTCGATGCGGCGCGTGCGCGGGCGAGTGTCGGGGAGATCGCCGACACGCTGCGCGAGACGTGGGGCACGTATCGGCCGGCCTGA
- a CDS encoding riboflavin synthase, with translation MFTGLIDDVGTIEQVSSVDAGREFRIRCRYDELSDGESIAVNGACLTVREHGSGWFTVAAVATTLERTTVGAWDTGRRVNLERAMRLGDRLGGHLVQGHVDGVASVENVRTHGDAVLIDLALPPGLAELMILHGSVAIDGVSLTVNDLPAPRVLQLSLIDYTLRHTTLGDLEAGDGVHVEADMLGKYVQRLLSANSEFRI, from the coding sequence GTGTTCACGGGGTTGATCGATGACGTTGGAACCATCGAGCAGGTGTCGTCGGTCGACGCCGGCCGGGAGTTCCGGATTCGCTGCCGCTACGACGAGTTGAGCGACGGTGAGAGCATCGCGGTGAACGGCGCGTGCCTGACCGTGCGCGAGCACGGCTCGGGCTGGTTCACTGTCGCGGCGGTCGCGACGACGCTCGAGCGCACGACGGTCGGCGCCTGGGACACGGGCCGGCGTGTCAACCTCGAGCGCGCCATGCGGCTTGGCGATCGATTGGGGGGCCATCTCGTGCAAGGGCACGTCGACGGCGTCGCGTCGGTCGAGAACGTTCGCACGCATGGCGACGCGGTGCTGATCGATCTTGCTCTGCCGCCGGGACTGGCTGAGCTTATGATATTGCACGGCTCCGTGGCGATCGACGGAGTGAGTCTCACGGTCAACGATCTGCCGGCACCGCGGGTGCTTCAACTCTCGCTGATTGACTACACGTTGCGCCACACGACGTTGGGCGACCTCGAGGCGGGCGACGGCGTACACGTCGAAGCGGACATGCTGGGGAAGTACGTGCAGCGCCTTCTCAGTGCGAATTCAGAATTTCGGATTTAG
- the ribD gene encoding bifunctional diaminohydroxyphosphoribosylaminopyrimidine deaminase/5-amino-6-(5-phosphoribosylamino)uracil reductase RibD has translation MAHMRRALTLAREGWGQTAPNPMVGAVVVAGGVVVGEAYHARYGEAHAEAQALREAGERARGATLYVTLEPCAHFGKTPPCADAVIAAGISRVVIASPDPSLVARGGASRLRRAGVTVEIGLLRDEAMELNAAFFNALSSRRPWITLKLALSADGAIADPSGAHRWITGPDARAEVHRLRANADAIAVGVNTVIADDPLLTARDVRSPRRAPLRVVFDSTLRTPRTSALMRTAREVETILIGRLSAVPVDRLAMAEETGATVLLAPSLHESLEMLRARDIRSLFVEGGARIAGSLLREDLVDRLVIFRSSLELGCDAPRAFAHAPEGFESSLAERPVIARAQFGDDVMTTYALHEVPCSRG, from the coding sequence ATGGCGCACATGCGCCGCGCGCTCACGCTGGCGCGCGAAGGCTGGGGACAGACGGCGCCGAACCCGATGGTCGGCGCCGTCGTCGTTGCCGGCGGTGTCGTCGTCGGCGAGGCGTATCACGCGCGATACGGCGAGGCGCACGCCGAGGCACAGGCGCTGCGCGAGGCCGGCGAGCGTGCGCGCGGCGCGACGCTGTACGTCACGCTCGAGCCCTGTGCGCACTTTGGAAAGACGCCGCCCTGCGCCGATGCCGTGATCGCGGCCGGTATCTCGCGCGTCGTCATCGCGTCGCCGGATCCCAGTCTCGTCGCGCGCGGCGGCGCGTCGCGCTTGCGGCGCGCGGGCGTGACGGTGGAAATCGGGCTGCTGCGTGACGAGGCGATGGAATTGAACGCGGCGTTCTTCAACGCGCTCTCGAGTCGCCGGCCCTGGATCACGCTCAAGCTTGCGCTGTCGGCCGACGGTGCCATCGCAGATCCGAGCGGCGCGCATCGCTGGATCACCGGACCGGACGCCCGAGCGGAGGTTCATCGCCTGCGGGCGAACGCGGATGCGATCGCCGTCGGCGTCAACACCGTCATCGCCGACGATCCCTTGCTGACCGCGCGCGACGTACGTTCGCCGCGCCGCGCCCCGCTGCGCGTCGTCTTCGATTCCACACTGCGCACGCCGCGCACGTCGGCACTCATGCGCACCGCGCGCGAAGTGGAAACGATCCTGATCGGCCGGCTGAGTGCGGTGCCCGTCGACCGATTGGCGATGGCAGAGGAAACAGGCGCCACGGTGTTGCTCGCGCCGTCCTTGCACGAATCGCTCGAGATGCTGCGCGCCCGGGACATTCGCTCGCTGTTCGTCGAGGGCGGGGCGCGCATCGCGGGATCGCTGCTGCGGGAAGACCTCGTGGATCGCCTCGTTATCTTTCGCTCATCGCTCGAGCTCGGATGCGACGCGCCGCGCGCGTTCGCTCATGCGCCCGAGGGATTCGAGTCGTCGCTCGCCGAGCGGCCCGTGATTGCGCGAGCGCAATTCGGCGACGACGTGATGACGACGTACGCGCTCCACGAGGTGCCGTGTTCACGGGGTTGA
- the argS gene encoding arginine--tRNA ligase gives MDGTDQLRAELVRAAQSLGAPADVEPIIERPRDPSFGDWATNLAMVLAKPLGLKPRDLAAAIVERLDHMRAGIRSAEIAGPGFINFRVASDVFAEGLRALINAGDAYGRSNAGQQCPVNIEFVSANPTGPLHVGHGRQAALGDAISSLLAATGWKVTREFYYNDAGAQIMNLAFSVQARVRQLGGQDIPFPENGYLGDYIRDLAQRYIDEHSSDPNADDLDAVRRFAVRELRKEQDRDMQAFGVKFDVYFLESSLYAEGRVTATIERLVAAGHTYEKDGALWLKTTDFGDDKDRVMRRSAEKGGEPTYFLPDVAYHVTKWERGFARAINVQGADHHSTVTRVRVGLQALDMGIPPGYPEYVLHQMVTVIRGGEEVKISKRAGSYVTVRDLIDEVGRDAVRYFFLMRKGDSQLVFDVDVARSQSDENPVYYIQMAHARMSGIFRVGEIDAESVTGVDADLSVLTLPEEQELIKALLDYPSLVAGAAEALEPHRVATYLHDTAGKAHLWYHKAHVLGEPDQIMRARLVLARASKLVLKNGLAVLGITAPERM, from the coding sequence GTGGACGGCACCGATCAACTGCGCGCGGAGCTCGTACGAGCCGCGCAATCGCTGGGTGCGCCCGCGGACGTCGAGCCCATCATCGAGCGGCCGCGCGATCCGTCGTTCGGCGACTGGGCGACGAATCTCGCCATGGTGTTGGCCAAGCCGCTCGGCCTGAAGCCGCGCGATCTGGCGGCCGCGATCGTCGAACGTCTCGATCACATGCGCGCCGGAATTCGGAGCGCCGAAATCGCGGGGCCCGGGTTCATCAATTTCCGCGTCGCGTCGGACGTGTTCGCGGAAGGCCTGCGCGCGCTCATCAACGCGGGTGATGCGTACGGCCGGTCGAACGCGGGCCAACAGTGTCCGGTGAACATCGAGTTCGTATCGGCGAATCCCACCGGGCCGCTGCACGTTGGACACGGCCGGCAAGCCGCGCTCGGCGACGCGATTTCGTCGCTGTTGGCCGCGACGGGCTGGAAGGTCACGCGAGAGTTCTATTACAACGACGCCGGCGCGCAGATCATGAATCTCGCGTTCAGCGTGCAGGCGCGCGTGCGGCAGCTTGGCGGCCAGGACATTCCGTTCCCGGAGAACGGCTACCTCGGCGACTATATTAGAGATCTGGCACAACGGTACATCGACGAGCACTCGTCCGATCCGAACGCCGACGACCTCGACGCCGTGCGCCGCTTCGCCGTGCGTGAGTTGCGTAAGGAGCAGGATCGCGACATGCAGGCGTTCGGCGTCAAGTTCGACGTCTACTTCCTCGAGTCGTCGCTGTACGCCGAAGGGCGCGTGACGGCCACGATCGAGCGCCTCGTCGCGGCGGGTCACACCTACGAGAAGGATGGCGCGCTGTGGCTCAAGACCACCGACTTTGGCGATGACAAGGATCGCGTCATGCGGCGGAGCGCCGAGAAGGGCGGTGAGCCGACCTACTTCCTGCCGGACGTCGCGTACCACGTGACGAAGTGGGAGCGAGGCTTCGCGCGCGCGATCAACGTGCAGGGTGCCGATCATCACAGTACGGTGACGCGCGTGCGGGTCGGCCTGCAGGCGCTCGACATGGGCATTCCGCCGGGGTATCCGGAATACGTGCTGCATCAGATGGTGACGGTGATACGCGGCGGGGAAGAGGTGAAGATCTCCAAGCGCGCCGGCAGCTATGTCACGGTGCGCGATCTGATCGACGAGGTGGGCCGCGATGCGGTGCGCTACTTTTTCCTCATGCGCAAAGGCGACTCGCAGCTCGTGTTCGACGTCGACGTCGCGCGCTCGCAGTCCGATGAGAATCCGGTGTACTACATCCAGATGGCGCACGCGCGCATGTCGGGCATCTTTCGCGTCGGCGAGATCGACGCCGAGAGTGTGACGGGTGTGGACGCCGACCTCTCGGTGCTCACGCTGCCGGAAGAGCAGGAGCTGATCAAGGCGCTGCTCGATTATCCGTCGCTCGTCGCCGGCGCGGCCGAGGCGTTGGAGCCGCACCGCGTCGCGACGTATCTGCACGACACGGCGGGGAAGGCGCACCTGTGGTATCACAAGGCGCACGTCCTCGGCGAACCCGATCAGATCATGCGCGCGCGGCTCGTGCTCGCGCGCGCGTCGAAGCTGGTGTTGAAGAATGGGCTGGCGGTGTTGGGGATCACCGCGCCGGAACGGATGTGA
- the purM gene encoding phosphoribosylformylglycinamidine cyclo-ligase produces MSDTGASIPGAGTSGPLDYRTAGVDIDAADDAKHRIKSHVLSTLTAGARGAFGGFGGMFRVPTDVPKPVLVSSADGVGTKLKVAIEAGTHDTVGHDLVNHCVNDILVQGARPLFFLDYVAFAELVPSVVEGVVAGVAAGCRENGCALLGGETAEMPGVYTAPDYDLAGFIVGYVDEDAILGPERVREGDVLVGLESSGLHTNGYSLARRIVNERMKLGVNDPFPGDSRTTAGVLLTIHRSYLAALSPVLSHVHAMAHITGGGLPGNLNRALPSNLDAAVDTGTWKIPNLFEQLARAGQVERHEMFRTFNMGVGMVVILPEVRASQVIESARARQIGAWVMGRVQRGSGQVLLN; encoded by the coding sequence ATGAGCGACACGGGCGCCAGCATACCGGGTGCGGGAACGTCTGGGCCGCTCGACTATCGCACCGCCGGCGTCGACATCGATGCCGCGGACGATGCCAAGCATCGCATCAAGTCACATGTGCTGTCGACGCTCACGGCCGGCGCGCGCGGTGCGTTTGGCGGCTTCGGCGGCATGTTTCGCGTGCCGACCGATGTGCCGAAGCCCGTTCTCGTGTCGAGCGCCGACGGCGTCGGCACGAAGCTCAAGGTTGCCATCGAGGCCGGAACGCACGACACCGTCGGCCACGATCTGGTGAACCACTGCGTGAACGACATCCTCGTGCAGGGGGCGCGGCCGCTCTTTTTCCTGGATTACGTCGCGTTCGCGGAATTGGTGCCTTCCGTGGTCGAAGGCGTCGTGGCGGGAGTCGCCGCCGGGTGTCGTGAGAATGGATGTGCGTTGCTCGGTGGCGAGACCGCAGAGATGCCGGGGGTATACACCGCGCCGGATTACGACTTGGCGGGGTTCATCGTCGGTTATGTGGATGAGGACGCCATTTTGGGTCCGGAACGGGTTCGGGAGGGGGATGTGCTCGTGGGTCTGGAAAGCAGCGGGTTGCATACCAACGGCTATTCGCTGGCGCGTCGTATCGTCAATGAACGCATGAAGTTAGGCGTGAATGACCCGTTCCCTGGTGACTCGCGCACGACTGCCGGGGTGTTGCTCACGATCCATCGCTCGTACCTCGCCGCGCTGAGCCCGGTGTTGTCTCACGTTCATGCAATGGCACACATTACCGGCGGTGGCCTGCCCGGGAATCTCAACCGGGCGCTGCCCTCCAACCTGGACGCCGCCGTTGATACGGGAACCTGGAAGATTCCCAATCTGTTCGAGCAGCTCGCGCGAGCAGGCCAGGTCGAACGCCACGAAATGTTCCGGACGTTCAACATGGGTGTCGGGATGGTCGTGATCCTTCCCGAGGTTCGTGCGTCTCAAGTCATCGAATCCGCGCGTGCGCGGCAAATCGGCGCCTGGGTCATGGGCCGGGTGCAGCGCGGTTCCGGCCAGGTTCTACTCAACTAG